aacttttatattttaatataagttaatttttatattttatattgctTTGAGATCcaatataaatattatcaatgtagaaattaaaatatattctaaatcagattttaactgaaataaaaagtGTCTCCATTAAAGAGGAGTAatcaaaataacatatttaaaatcGCAATGAATTCATTTAATGTCATAATTGATGTTATGTCTCTTTTATAagttaaattgaatttttttttttctgtaggGAAAGATCcttttatatattagttatggCATAAATCATAACATTCTTTTTTTCATATACATTACATATGTAATCTCTACACCTAATTTTGAAAATAGTATGGAAGTTTGAATAATATGAATTTCTTCTTTCAATTGTTTttcatcataattttttttctatgttttttCATCACATCAACTTGGCATATCCGATTCTAAATAGACTCACAAGTTAAGGTATTTGtgcaaagtatttttttaacctACAATATAGGTTATTTAATTTTAGATCTTAATTTTCAACTATCAAACATTGTGGTCGTTCAACATGGTACTCTTATCATTTAATAGATATAATTTGATCTTTTTCATATTAGATGTAATTTCATGCCTTATTGGTTTAAGCATTTAATCAAAACTACATGTTGTTGAACTTTTTCTCTAACTTTcttgtaattttttctttctcaatCCAATAAGTTCAATTATGCAGTTAACTATGAGGATAAATGTTGAATCTAAAAGGAGGTTGAATAGAGCCTAAGACTATTTTGTGCAGAGATAAATCATCtaacaaacaacaacaacaatacaACAATTTATATTGTTTCACTCACAAATTTTAGGTTATGTACAATTGTCCTTTAAGAAACTTCTCAAAAGATTCCACTAATAAAAAACTTGATTACAAAATGAGTACACAAACCATTCTTGGTTATCCCTTCCTGAGATTGATAACTTGAGTATTCTTTTAGTTGTCACTCTTGACTACAAACATATAAGATAGAAGGTAACAAAGATAACGTAGAATATAAAGGTTTCACATTTACATAAAGAAATATTGACACTCAAGCTTACAATATTATTTCTCTTGTGTGTTTTTTCGGTTCAAATAATCATTAAGAAAAACTCAGGAAATAAACTACTTACTAtctcatttaattttaattgacataataaattttagtttcattacaaaaatattatcacatcactttttatattttatattttttactagtGTTGGgttataaagaagaagaagccaaaaaaatatattttattttgactcATTAAAAGATCATTGACTTTATTAGGGTTTAGAGTTTAGGCATGTAGTAAATGTGTGTCTTATTAGGAGTTTGAAAATCTTCTATTACATTTGTACCTTACTAGGTTATAGTAACCTCCATTAATAAACCCCTACTAATATTAGAAATTTTTATAgtgttataatataattatttaaaaaaaatcttaaatcaCTATGTCTCCgaatacatattttaaataataatatatatttgatagaaaatatattacattttagTAATAACCTCCTCGTataaaatgtaatatattttcaaacaaTGCAAACAATAgaactttaatttaaattttcttgTTCATATTAAACACTAAATATCAAATTTGCTTCTCTAAAATTTGTAtactatattatataaaaaaaatttgaaacttataaatacttatttatatgttatgctaaaaaaaaacttatttatttttaagtactcttttatgtattatttttttaattgaattgtttttatgtctcttataatttcatttttaagcttttcttatttttaattttaatatttttattgttaaaattcttatttattatattaaaatattaataaaaaaacaatgatacttcttttaattaatttaaatacttgtaattaaattaattacattatttaaATACTTATGATATAAAAACCTAAATATTTATGCAAAATCAAGCCGATGCATACACCGTATAATAATCATGTGTTTGCCTAGCCAAGACatagatgaataaaaaaataaaagtaccCATGTAGTGTTGGCCTAGCTCATGATACTTTGtccaattaatttaaaaattatatttttttagcgTTTCATAAACCGACACAAAcccatttctttttcttcaccTAACGCATTCCAATAGAGTGAGTTTGGCGCacattaatgatttttttgtccATTTAATGTCGACTTGAGTTACTCTATTTGTGTCTGATCATAAGCTCATACTAATCTCTAGCGattaaaacatgtttttttcttgtagtgacaaatattttgatatatatgTGTGAAAACCTATCAAATAGTTAAAAAGGAAGAGTTGAATTGTGTTTTTAATACTTTCTACAAAGTTTATCTAATAGATAAGAATATATGAAGTTTAATGTTGGATAGACACACTAACAAACAAGTTTTCTAAAttattgtgtttgatgaagactcaACAAACACATTTTCAAATTGAGAAACAAACTATTTAAAATACTTTTCAAAGTTTATTTTCACAAATCTCTCCTTATATTAGTTATAGATTGATAATATACAATGTAAAATCCTTATATTAGTTATAGATTGATAATATACAATGTAAAAAGGGAAGGGTTGAGagaaatttaaacaaaatatttttgtattgttTCATCTTATAACTCAAACTACTTGCAGTTCTTGATCAACATGATAAGGTTCTACTAATGAAAAATAATGTTGCAAGGTATAAAAGACAAGTATTACTTGAATGGATCTATTTAcaaataaactataaatattctttcactaaaaaaaattaaattacgaATGGATATATATTCAATAGTAAATGTTTTATTACCAACAAATTTTACTGACGGAtctaaaaattgaaaaacaaaattatgataattataataacattattattattattattaactataataatataataatataataattaataatattattattattaattttaataatattattagtattgatattaataataatattattagtattgatattaataataatattattagtattgatattgataataatattagtagtataataaatttttattttttaattattaagattTGTTGAAAGGAAACTTAAAAGTTAAATTCttcaactatatttttttttaacccCGATGAAGGAAAGAGAAACTACCTCGGTcgatttattttgtctttttttttttgtgtgtgaaaaCCATCTTACTGAAATATAAGATATTATGATAACgacatcttaataattttaaataaagacACAAATCTGTGATAAATTTAATACACATATATATTTTCTGTTATGCTAAAAGGCATCAGAGATTAATTGTCCTCATCACACTTCCATTTTCTATGAAAACAGAGAAACATAGAACAATGAAAGTTGCAGCTACCTACCGTACGTCTGCCTTTGTGTTCACTATTTGTACACGCACGGCAATGAAATCTACTGTGAAAGCATCTTCAGTTGAATactaatattaaaaagtaaaatgttACAGCTGTAAAACACCTATTTACAATTATAAAATCACATAATATAATTTCAGATTAATCTATTTTTCTATTAATCTGATTTAATACTCTCAACATATTCATAGGACTACTAAACACTAAATGATTTAATATTCTCAACATAGTCATATGAATACTAAACACTAAAACACCTAATAGTTCCCAATAATAACTCATAACCCCAATGATGTTAGCAGATTTGACAtgagaatattatatatttttgtattataaatgATTGGTTGATAAAAATGAGGCCGTCTTTAGAATATTTTAATGACAAGGAGAAGTTGTTGACATTTGTATAACCATGAAAAGAGTTGGGTTAGGTATACAATACTCTCATGTCAAATTTGGAGTTATTATGGGAAAATTATGTGTTTTTAGTGTTTAGTAGTtctattacaaatttatcttgaAAAACACTAATAGATCAAGAGAAAAACTCATCTCACCCTTTTTTTTCTCACCTATTACTAATCTAAAGAAGTGAAAACTCAATTATGCTATAAATCCATATCCAATCTCATAACCCTAGTAATAGGTAGAAGTAGCAACTAGGAAATGGTCCCTTTGGTTTATTACTCACTCATTTTTCTTGCTTCCATTTTCACATTAAAGTTTCTTCTACAAAGAAGAAGGCTAAAAAACCTTCCACCACATCCACCAACTCTTCCCATAATCGGCAACCTCCACCTTATCAAGCCACCGCTCCACCGCTCCTTCCTCAGCTTATCGCAAAAGTATGGCCCCATCTTCTCTCTCTGGTTCGGTTCACGCTATGTGGTGGTCATCACCTCCCCAACCTTGGTTCAAGAATGTTTCACCAAATACGACACCGTTCTCGCGAACCGGCCACGGTTACTCACCGGGAAGTACCTCTTCTACAACTACACCAGCATGGGGTCTTCCCCCTACGGTGAGCACTGGCGCAACCTTCGCCGCATCATCACCATCGATGTCCTCTCCACGCAGCGTCTCAACTCCTTCTTTGAAATCCGAAGGGAAGAAACCATGAGGGTCATACAAAAGCTTGTTCGGGAAACATGCAAGGGCTTTACCCATGTGCAGATCAGACCCAGGTAAAGATCGTAAAGAACGTGACAacaaaatttgtattattttttgaCGTATCTGATACTCCAAAAGTTGAACCAAATAAATGGAGTGGAAGTGAAGAAGATGTAGTTTTGTGCAGGCTGACAGAGATGACATTCAACAACATGATGAGAATGATATCTGGGAAGCGGTACTACGGTGACGACGGCGACGTGACGGACGCGGAGGAAGCGAAGCAGTTCAGAGACATAATCTCGGAGGTTATGTCGTtgctgggtgcaaacaacaagGGAGACTTCTTGCCGTTGCTTCGGTGGTTTGATTTCGATGGTTTGGAGAAGAGGCTGAAGTCGATCAGCAGGAGGGCTGATGCGTTCTTGCAAGGACTCCTTGAAGAGCATCGCAGTGGAAAGCACAAAGCCAATACCATGATAGAACATCTCTTGACTATGCAAGAATCTCAGCCGGAGTACTACTCCGATCATATTATCAAAGGCCTTATTCAGGTAACTACCACTATAATTCAATCAATTCAATCAAACATAAGTAACAGTGACTCGGTTCCTCatcataaaattaataaatagttttaataGGATGTTGTTAATTGAATTGTAGGGTATGCTTCTGGCTGGGACAGACACAACAGCAGTGACAATGGAGTGGGCAGTGGCATCTTTACTGAATGAGCCAGAGATATTGAAGAAAGCACAGGATGAAATAAAGAAGTGCGTAGGAGAAGATCGCTTGGTAGAGGAGTCAGACATTCCTAATCTTCCATACCTTCAAAACATCATCTACGAGACACTTCGATTGTTTTCTCCAGCTCCATTGCTATTGCCTCATTATTCTTCAGACCACTGCACTATTGGGGGCTTCACTATTCCACCTCACACCATAGTGTTGATTAATGCATGGGCCATTCAAAGAGACCCTGAAACTTGGAGTGATGCTACATGTTTTAAGCCCGAGAGATTTGAACAAGAAGGGGAAGCAAACAAGCTAATTCCATTCGGATTGGGAAGAAGGGCTTGTCCCGGAATAGGTTTAGCGCATCGTTCAATGGGCTTAACTTTGGGATTACTCATTCAGTGCTTTGAATGGAAACGACCAAGTGATGAAGAAATCGATATGAGAGAGAATAAAGGGGTCGCAATGCCAAAGCTAATTCCACTAGAAGCTATGTGTAAAGCACGGCCAATTACCCACAAACTTATGCACCAACTTGCAGATTAATGAAgctcatcatcatcttcacctACACCAGTTCATGGTCAGTGACCATTGTGATCACTTCAGCTACACTCTTAGTCTGCAGTAAACATGGCAATGCCACAAGTCCTATAGGGTTTACTATTTTGTAAGTAAAGAGTGTATTTGGTAACATTGTTGCTTTGATCAACATAAAACATTTGGTaagatatttcaaaataatttatcttgAGAGTTTCTAGTTTATTATCTGCAATCTACTCCTAGTTTGTATTATTGGTACCAATatgtttggaaaaatttggtGATATTTAGGAATGTTTGAAAGGCGAAGGGAAAGAAAAAATGAATGCTCTGTTTCAAAACACAGTTTGACTTAAACCcttcttttactattttttctatgataaaaaaaatcaatttctattttttttaacttatttaattgttttttattatttacgaGAAGAGTCTAACACTTTATTTAACCCTTCTACTATCAATTGTTCCAACAATTGTAACTTTAATgtaagataattaaaaaaattaataaaatgaagaagaaaagtaaaaaggaataaaaaaaatgaatgaaattttttataagagaatacaagaaaaaaaaaagagattaaTGGTTTAAAAGAGAAggtttttgaaatttataaaaataatatgagtATATATATAGCTAGACtaactttagaaaaaaaatttcaaattttgaatattaaaagttctagggagatgagacctaaaGAACTACCGAAGTCTTCATCTTTTTCCTTTGGTCAAGCAGGTTGCTAAGGCTTCGCTGAGATCCTTCTCGCCTTCATGTTACTCGGTCTCGGGTGAATGCCAAATGGAGGAGATACCTttagaaggcactccgacgctcaagtcagtaaagagtGTTTGGTATTCGGGTAGGTGTACAgtaataatgacgtaccttactccttggaatgtgtgctatttatattattttaattagctTATTACTTTATTGGGCCTGATTAGTGGAATAGATCACACTtatggttgcattacctaatttttAATGATAGTTTAACTTCattgaccttggtttgagcgttaatgggtTATATGTGTCGGTTGACCTGGCTGTGTGTGGTGTATCGGCCAGCTCGGTCGGAAAGACTGAGTCACGTCAGTCTATGTCTCGGTCAACTCAGTGAGAAAGACTAAGACACGTCATCATGTCGGTCGGTCATACCAGTACATTACAAAAAAAACAAGAGTGAATAATACCCACTAAGATGAAAATAGTGGAAATCTAGTTGACTTtagctaaaaaaaatataataaaattttaaagttgaATTAACAAGATTCAACGACTCTACCTATaaaatacaattaattttttaaaattaacgtctctaaaaatattaaatatattttaaaaatagaataagATATTAGAGtggattttaaaagaaatactaaaattgatttaatttagctttaataatattaaatatattttaatttttaatttttgtaaaaataaatgtAGGTTAAGATCGTTTAAATAAACACTATTATATTTAcgataatttttaatatttatttatgttattgttAGTTAAggtgattttaatttatatactatgaatttTTGTGTTTGTGTGATAATAATAGGaatcatatattatttttattttaaaagtttaaatttataggtgacaaatatttttatttataattttttatttttattttttatataaatctcTTATACTCAAAATCATTTCTTTCTCTCATAATCATCTTATTCATCCACACACATCTCATTTATCCATATTCTTCTTTATTCATTCTTATTCTCTTCATTCACACTCATCTCTTTCAttcaatacaatttttttttctattaacaTTGTAAATATCTTGGTTGGTCAGTTTTTTGTATCAATCTTTTTGGAAAACAATTCTAATCTAGTACAatgtatagtttttttttcatacagATTATGGGAAGGTTCATGATGTTACATAGATTCTGTTTTGGTAGCACATTTGACCGTCCTTTGTCTTGGTATAGATTACGTGAGAGAGTGTTTTTTTACAAGAGTTGAAGTATCCcttaaatattcatattttttcattttattatttttcgactataaatttttttctaattttttatagtttattttgttGGAGATGGAGATATTGtactgaatttttttataaattattgtagCACATCTGATCGTCCTTTGTCATGGTATAGAGTACGTCAGAGAGTGTTTTTTTACAAGAGTTGAAGTATCCcttaaatattcatattttttcattttattatttttcgactataaatttttttctaattttttatagtttattttgttGGAGATGGAGATATTGtactgaatttttttataaattattgtagCACATCTGACCGTCCTTTGTCTTGGTATAGAGTACGTGAGAGAGTGTTTTTTTACAAGAGTTGAAGTATCCCTTAAATATTcatatctttttcattttattatttttcgactataaatttttttctaattttttatagttCATTTTATCATAATCTAGAccaatacaaaataaattaataataaaaatatattttaattaacgtTCACTTCACCTATACTATTAAATcaatattacttttaaataattaattaatatttaatatgtagCGTCTCATATGAGTTTAACTCACATTAGTAGTGTTAGTAATTGAAGTACACAAACATCATAATTTTTAGTAACGAAGactgattttatttttctactgTGCTAATCACAATTTAGCTTATAGGGtattattagaattttttttttcaattgtatCTATTTTTAGCATATTCTAATTACAAATTTTCTCAGACTAAATGTtatcagttttttttatcaacaaaaaattaatttaaaggaAATATTTCAGAGTGTCCCATTATAAAGAAAACCAACAATCCAACCCTCATAATTAAAATTCATGCTGCAGATATATGTGTTATATTCATTTGAATTATTTgcttaaatttgaaaattgtaTATCTgaacttttactttttagtaTTGCAAGTCTTGAGTGCTCTTTGTTAGATATGGAGCAACACCAGATTGGACCATTTCTAGTGAACATTGATGGCAACTCTTATACTTTCCAGCAAATGTGTCACCACCGTAAACATAcatcattaatatatatatatatatatatatatatatatatatatatatataaactaattgaTTCTTGTGGGGGTGGATTTTGGGTAGTATACAAAGCATATATGGTGACTTTAATATTTTGCTCCAGCCCCACAAAACTCATTAGTTAAACGGCTCAGTCTGCAACTATATCACGtctgaaaatatattataacaaaatcaataaataaaataaaatattaagggtattttaattttttttttaaaatatgaaaattaagtCTAACATtcattataataaaatcattaaatatagtaactaaatttatataaaaaaaaactagttactatattattaataaatataataatatagtaatcaatactatattaacaataaaaaatcaataaataaaataaaataaaatattaggggtattttaattattttacaagATTAAAGAGTAAGTGTGAAAATTAGGCCTAACATTTATTataacaaaatcattaaataataaccaaatttagaagaaaaaacaataacttgttactatattgactaaattagatactattttagagactaaaatattattcatatgtaaagctatttctattattaataaaaacttataaaatggtttataaattgatatctaaattaactacTAAGAAATGAGACGATGAAGAGCATAATATACATAATTCTTGTCTCTAGGGAATGGTTGGATGTTTGGCCAAATAGTAAACAACCTGCTCTCAGCAGAAAGATCTCTGATCATGGCGCATTACTCCTAAAAGTTTCATCAGTGGATTAAATCTTTCAGAAGTCTGAATGTTTGGCAAAATGACAGCAGGTTTCTGGATTTTGTTCATAGTAAATGGCGAACCTATGAGGTGTTTGGAGGAGGGATGGTTgttctaaaagaaaaattgaaaaagctaAAGATAGATTTGAAGAAGTGGAATAAAGAGGTATTTGGGAATGTCAACCAGGAAGGGGAATCTATACAAAAGAAGATTGAAGAGCTGGACGCAAGAGATGATCAAAGTGAGTTAGATGAGTTGGGGAGGGAAGAGAGGAGACTTTTATTGGCGGAACACAATCGGAACCTATTTAGACAAGAAGCGATCATGCACCAAAAAGCAAGACAAAAGTGGTTGAAACAAGGCGatttaaatactaaatattttcACTCCTCAGTGAAGTGGAGGAGAATGAGAAACGGGGTCAACGGGGGGGGTAGAAGTAAATGGGCAGTGGTGTGAGGATAAGGAGGTGGTTAAGTCTACAGttgatgagtttttcaaagtcAGATTTGTTGGAGAGTCAGAACCCTAGGTTGGACAATGTTCGATTCAATACTATATCTAAAGAAGACAATGAAGCGTTGGTAGGAGCAAGCTCCAAAGAGGAAGTCAAGAAAGCTGTCTGGAGCTGTGATAGTTCAAAGAGTCCTGGTCCAGATGGTTTTAATTTTAGCTTCATTAAATTTTGTTGGGATTGTCTTAAGGAGGATGTGGTGTCGGCGA
The sequence above is a segment of the Phaseolus vulgaris cultivar G19833 chromosome 2, P. vulgaris v2.0, whole genome shotgun sequence genome. Coding sequences within it:
- the LOC137809722 gene encoding isoflavone 3'-hydroxylase-like, which gives rise to MVPLVYYSLIFLASIFTLKFLLQRRRLKNLPPHPPTLPIIGNLHLIKPPLHRSFLSLSQKYGPIFSLWFGSRYVVVITSPTLVQECFTKYDTVLANRPRLLTGKYLFYNYTSMGSSPYGEHWRNLRRIITIDVLSTQRLNSFFEIRREETMRVIQKLVRETCKGFTHVQIRPRLTEMTFNNMMRMISGKRYYGDDGDVTDAEEAKQFRDIISEVMSLLGANNKGDFLPLLRWFDFDGLEKRLKSISRRADAFLQGLLEEHRSGKHKANTMIEHLLTMQESQPEYYSDHIIKGLIQGMLLAGTDTTAVTMEWAVASLLNEPEILKKAQDEIKKCVGEDRLVEESDIPNLPYLQNIIYETLRLFSPAPLLLPHYSSDHCTIGGFTIPPHTIVLINAWAIQRDPETWSDATCFKPERFEQEGEANKLIPFGLGRRACPGIGLAHRSMGLTLGLLIQCFEWKRPSDEEIDMRENKGVAMPKLIPLEAMCKARPITHKLMHQLAD